One window from the genome of Streptomyces cadmiisoli encodes:
- a CDS encoding alpha-ketoglutarate-dependent dioxygenase AlkB family protein, with translation MNAELFPRERARIAPGAVHLPDWLDAHGQRELLNACRDWARPPAGLRTVRTPGGGTMTARQVCLGRHWYPYAYAGTAVDGDGAPVKPFPAWLGELGRRAVTDALGAPAAEDAGYDIALINFYDGDAHMGMHRDSDERSPAPVVSLSLGDTCVFRFGNTETRARPYTDVELRSGDLFVFGGPSRSAYHGVPRVHPGTAPSWLGLTGRLNVTLRVGGFDDPGATSG, from the coding sequence ATGAACGCCGAGCTGTTCCCCCGGGAGCGTGCGCGGATCGCGCCGGGCGCGGTGCACCTGCCGGACTGGCTCGACGCGCACGGCCAGCGCGAGCTGCTGAACGCGTGCCGCGACTGGGCCCGGCCACCCGCCGGACTGCGGACGGTCCGCACACCCGGCGGCGGCACGATGACCGCCCGCCAGGTCTGCCTCGGCCGGCACTGGTACCCGTACGCCTACGCCGGTACGGCCGTGGACGGCGACGGCGCCCCCGTGAAGCCGTTCCCCGCCTGGCTGGGCGAGCTGGGCCGGCGCGCGGTGACCGACGCCCTGGGCGCGCCGGCCGCCGAGGACGCCGGGTACGACATCGCGCTGATCAACTTCTACGACGGCGACGCCCACATGGGCATGCACCGCGACAGCGACGAGAGGTCACCCGCTCCCGTCGTCTCGCTGAGCCTGGGCGACACATGTGTCTTCCGGTTCGGCAACACCGAGACCCGCGCCCGGCCCTACACGGACGTCGAACTGCGCAGCGGCGACCTGTTCGTGTTCGGCGGCCCGTCGCGGTCGGCCTATCACGGGGTGCCGCGGGTGCATCCGGGCACCGCGCCGTCCTGGCTCGGCCTGACCGGGCGGCTGAACGTCACGTTGCGGGTGGGCGGCTTCGACGACCCGGGTGCGACGAGCGGTTGA
- a CDS encoding methyltransferase: MTTPWGELALARFPEDPRDRLRAWDASDDYLLRHLADEGVPLTGTVVVLGDRWGALATALATHGPVQITDSYLTQEATHANLARNGVGPGTVRLLTTQDPPPDRVDVLLVRVPKSLALLEDQLMRLAPAVHEGTVVVGTGMVKEIHTSTLNLFERILGPTRTSLAERKARLIHCTPDPSLARSANPWPYSYALPGDIGPVSGHTVVNHAGVFCADRLDIGTRFLLKHLPDTRGSRRVVDLGCGNGVVGTAVALANPDAEVLFVDESFQAAASAEATYRANGVPGHAEFRVGDGLAGVPSGSVDLVLNNPPFHAHQATTDATAWRMFTGARRTLRPGGELWVIGNRHLGYHVKLRRLFGNSRLVASDPKFVVLKAVKR, from the coding sequence ATGACGACGCCGTGGGGCGAGCTCGCGCTGGCTCGCTTTCCCGAGGACCCCCGTGACCGCCTGCGTGCCTGGGACGCCTCCGACGACTACCTGCTGCGGCACCTCGCCGACGAGGGGGTGCCGTTGACCGGGACGGTCGTCGTGCTCGGCGACCGCTGGGGCGCGCTGGCGACCGCGCTGGCCACGCACGGTCCGGTGCAGATCACGGACTCGTACCTGACGCAGGAGGCGACCCACGCGAATCTCGCCCGCAACGGCGTCGGACCGGGCACGGTGCGCCTGCTCACCACCCAGGATCCGCCGCCCGACCGGGTGGACGTGCTGCTGGTGCGGGTGCCCAAGAGCCTCGCCCTGCTGGAGGACCAGCTGATGCGGCTGGCGCCCGCGGTGCACGAGGGCACGGTCGTCGTCGGCACCGGCATGGTGAAGGAGATCCACACCTCGACGCTGAACCTGTTCGAGCGGATCCTCGGGCCGACCCGCACCTCGCTCGCCGAGCGGAAGGCCCGGCTGATCCACTGCACGCCGGACCCGTCGCTGGCCCGGTCGGCCAACCCGTGGCCGTACAGCTACGCGCTGCCCGGCGACATCGGTCCGGTGTCGGGGCACACGGTCGTCAACCACGCGGGCGTCTTCTGCGCCGACCGGCTGGACATCGGGACCCGTTTCCTGCTGAAGCATCTGCCGGACACCCGCGGCTCACGCCGGGTGGTGGACCTGGGCTGCGGAAACGGTGTCGTCGGTACGGCGGTGGCGCTCGCCAACCCCGACGCCGAGGTGCTGTTCGTCGACGAGTCGTTCCAGGCCGCGGCGTCGGCGGAGGCGACGTACCGGGCGAACGGCGTGCCCGGGCACGCCGAGTTCCGGGTCGGCGACGGGCTGGCCGGGGTGCCGTCCGGCAGTGTCGACCTGGTCCTGAACAATCCGCCGTTCCATGCGCACCAGGCGACCACCGACGCCACGGCGTGGCGGATGTTCACCGGTGCGCGCCGGACGCTGCGTCCGGGCGGCGAGCTCTGGGTGATCGGCAACCGCCACCTCGGGTACCACGTGAAGCTGCGGCGGCTGTTCGGCAACAGCAGGCTGGTCGCCAGTGATCCGAAGTTCGTGGTCCTGAAGGCGGTCAAGCGCTAG
- a CDS encoding glycoside hydrolase family 15 protein codes for MADTSHTSTSEGPGRNRYIPIAEHGLIGDLQSVALVATDGTIDWYCCPSFDAPSVFASILDAERGGCFELAATLPGRTKQFYFPDTNVLITRFFTDEGVGEVQDFMPISGESAEVQRHRLIRRVLCVRGSLPFRARVAPRFDYGTQQHTLRLLGDVAIFDCATSKLALTSTVTMEADGADVRADFKLAEGESAVFAMDQVGGDVVPRRCPGLEAEEQFGKTVAYWRRWLSASKYRGRWREMVHRSALTLKLLTYAPTGAIVAAPTTSLPEQLGGERNWDYRYVWVRDAAFCVYALLRLGFTSEAEAFMQFVSRHITPGDGCRSGPLQIMYGIDGRTDLPECELRHLEGYEGSAPVRVGNGAAEQLQLDIYGALIDSIYLYDKWAQPISSAQWDDVCGLVHWVCEHWDQPDEGIWETRGGRKNFLYSRLMCWVAIERAIRMANRRGLPADLARWQEARDKIYRRIMQRGWSEERRAFVQYEGGDVLDAALLMMPLTRFIAPTDPKWLSTLDALTHELVSDSLVYRYDPLAAPDGLHGDEGTFSICSFWYVEAMVRAGRVDEARLAFEKMLTYANHLGLYAEEIGHTGEQQGNFPQAFTHLALISAAFNLDKALG; via the coding sequence ATGGCCGATACGTCGCATACATCGACGAGCGAGGGCCCCGGGCGCAACCGGTACATCCCGATCGCGGAGCACGGACTGATCGGCGATCTCCAGAGCGTGGCTCTGGTGGCCACCGACGGCACGATCGACTGGTACTGCTGTCCGTCCTTCGACGCGCCGAGTGTGTTCGCCTCGATCCTGGACGCGGAGCGGGGCGGCTGCTTCGAACTGGCCGCGACCCTGCCCGGGCGGACCAAACAGTTCTACTTCCCCGACACCAACGTCCTGATCACCCGGTTCTTCACCGACGAGGGTGTGGGCGAGGTGCAGGACTTCATGCCGATCAGCGGCGAGTCCGCCGAGGTACAGCGGCACCGGCTGATCCGGCGTGTGCTGTGCGTGCGCGGTTCCCTCCCCTTCCGCGCACGGGTGGCACCGAGGTTCGACTACGGCACCCAGCAGCACACCCTGCGCCTGCTCGGCGACGTGGCGATCTTCGACTGCGCCACCTCGAAGCTGGCGCTGACCTCCACGGTGACGATGGAGGCGGACGGGGCCGACGTGCGAGCGGACTTCAAGCTCGCCGAGGGCGAGTCGGCCGTGTTCGCCATGGACCAGGTCGGAGGTGACGTGGTACCGCGCCGGTGTCCGGGACTGGAGGCGGAGGAGCAGTTCGGCAAGACGGTCGCCTACTGGCGGCGGTGGCTGTCCGCGTCGAAGTACCGGGGCCGCTGGCGCGAGATGGTGCACCGCTCCGCGCTCACCCTGAAGCTGCTCACCTACGCGCCGACCGGCGCCATCGTGGCGGCCCCGACGACGAGCCTGCCCGAGCAGCTCGGCGGGGAACGCAACTGGGACTACCGGTACGTGTGGGTGCGCGACGCGGCGTTCTGCGTGTACGCGCTGCTGCGGCTCGGTTTCACCAGCGAGGCCGAGGCGTTCATGCAGTTCGTCTCCCGGCACATCACGCCGGGTGACGGCTGTCGCTCCGGTCCGCTGCAGATCATGTACGGCATCGACGGCCGCACCGACCTGCCCGAGTGCGAGCTGCGCCATCTGGAGGGCTACGAGGGCTCCGCACCGGTACGGGTCGGCAACGGCGCCGCCGAGCAGCTCCAGCTCGACATCTACGGCGCGCTCATCGATTCGATCTACCTGTACGACAAGTGGGCCCAGCCGATCTCCAGCGCTCAGTGGGACGACGTCTGCGGGCTCGTCCACTGGGTCTGCGAGCACTGGGACCAGCCGGACGAGGGGATCTGGGAGACCCGCGGCGGACGCAAGAACTTCCTGTACTCGCGGCTGATGTGCTGGGTGGCGATCGAACGGGCCATCAGGATGGCCAACCGGCGCGGACTGCCCGCCGACCTGGCCCGCTGGCAGGAGGCCCGCGACAAGATCTACCGCCGGATCATGCAGCGCGGCTGGTCAGAGGAGCGCAGGGCGTTCGTCCAGTACGAGGGCGGCGACGTGCTCGACGCGGCCCTGCTGATGATGCCGTTGACGAGGTTCATCGCGCCCACGGATCCCAAGTGGCTGTCCACCCTGGACGCCCTCACCCACGAGCTGGTGTCCGACTCCCTGGTGTACCGCTACGACCCGCTGGCCGCACCGGACGGACTGCACGGCGACGAGGGGACGTTCTCGATCTGCTCGTTCTGGTACGTGGAGGCGATGGTCCGCGCGGGCCGGGTGGACGAGGCGCGGCTGGCCTTCGAGAAGATGCTCACCTACGCCAACCATCTGGGCCTGTACGCCGAGGAGATCGGTCACACGGGCGAGCAGCAGGGCAACTTCCCGCAGGCCTTCACCCATCTCGCCCTCATCAGCGCCGCGTTCAACCTGGACAAGGCTCTCGGCTGA
- a CDS encoding class II fructose-bisphosphate aldolase: MPLVTTGELVRRAAAAHGAVAAFNIITLEHVEAVVAGAESVGCPVVLQVSENAVRFRHGRLLPLARAAAAAAERAAVPVALHLDHVQSDQLLRQAGSAGFSSVMYDASRLPYQENLAATGAAADWAHSQGLWIEAELGEVGGKDGRPPLDAHAPGARTDPARARAFVADSGVDALAVAIGSSHAMTTRTAALDHDLLKRLSAGLDVPLVLHGSSGVPDDELTAAVAGGITKVNVGTALNVAMTGAIREFLTAHPEAVDPRTYLGVGREEMARAVARTIRTLLRPASA, from the coding sequence GTGCCCCTCGTGACCACCGGCGAACTCGTCCGCCGCGCCGCCGCCGCGCACGGCGCCGTGGCCGCCTTCAACATCATCACCCTGGAGCACGTCGAGGCCGTCGTCGCGGGCGCCGAGTCCGTCGGCTGCCCCGTCGTCCTCCAGGTCAGCGAGAACGCCGTCCGGTTCCGCCACGGACGGCTCCTTCCGCTGGCCCGCGCGGCCGCCGCCGCGGCGGAACGGGCCGCCGTACCGGTCGCGTTGCACCTCGATCACGTGCAGAGCGACCAGCTTCTGCGGCAGGCCGGGTCCGCCGGGTTCAGCTCCGTGATGTACGACGCGTCCCGGCTGCCGTACCAGGAGAACCTCGCGGCGACCGGGGCCGCCGCCGACTGGGCGCACTCCCAGGGGCTGTGGATCGAGGCCGAGCTGGGCGAGGTCGGCGGCAAGGACGGACGGCCGCCACTGGACGCCCACGCGCCCGGCGCGCGTACGGACCCCGCCCGGGCGCGCGCCTTCGTCGCCGACTCGGGGGTCGACGCCCTGGCCGTGGCCATCGGCAGCTCGCACGCCATGACCACCCGCACCGCCGCCCTCGACCACGACCTCCTCAAGCGCCTGTCCGCCGGCCTGGACGTCCCCCTGGTCCTGCACGGCTCGTCCGGCGTTCCGGACGACGAACTGACGGCGGCGGTCGCGGGCGGCATCACCAAGGTCAACGTCGGTACCGCCCTCAACGTCGCCATGACCGGCGCGATCCGGGAGTTCCTCACCGCCCACCCCGAGGCGGTCGACCCCCGCACCTACCTCGGCGTCGGCCGGGAGGAGATGGCCCGGGCCGTCGCGCGGACCATCCGCACGCTGCTCCGGCCGGCTAGCGCTTGA
- a CDS encoding DeoR/GlpR family DNA-binding transcription regulator — protein MSRDARWKALLELLVERGRLDVEQAAGELGVSAATIRRDFDALAEQQMLVRTRGGAVAHGVSYELPLRYKTARQASEKLRIAAAVAGLVAPGEAVGLTGGTTTTEVARALAVRGDLAAGPPPLTVVTNALNIANELAVRPQFKIVVTGGVARAQSYELVGPLAEGVLDRIALDVAVLGVVALDVVHGAAAHDEAEAAINRRLCERAARVIVAADSSKLGRRAFARICDTGTLHTLVTDTAVDEDTVRRFEDAGVRVMAV, from the coding sequence ATGTCGCGCGACGCCCGCTGGAAGGCGCTGCTGGAACTGCTCGTCGAACGCGGCCGGCTGGACGTCGAGCAGGCGGCCGGCGAGCTGGGTGTCTCCGCCGCGACGATCCGCCGGGACTTCGACGCGCTCGCCGAGCAGCAGATGCTCGTCCGCACCCGGGGCGGCGCGGTGGCACACGGCGTGTCGTACGAACTGCCGCTGCGCTACAAGACGGCCCGCCAGGCCTCCGAGAAGCTGCGCATCGCGGCGGCGGTGGCCGGTCTCGTCGCGCCCGGCGAGGCGGTCGGCCTGACCGGCGGCACGACCACCACGGAGGTGGCCCGGGCCCTGGCGGTGCGGGGCGACCTCGCCGCCGGACCGCCCCCGCTCACCGTCGTCACCAACGCGCTCAACATCGCCAACGAACTGGCCGTACGGCCCCAGTTCAAGATCGTGGTCACGGGCGGGGTGGCCCGGGCCCAGTCCTACGAGCTGGTCGGTCCGCTGGCCGAGGGCGTGCTCGACCGGATCGCCCTGGACGTGGCGGTGCTGGGTGTCGTCGCCCTGGACGTCGTGCACGGCGCGGCGGCGCACGACGAGGCGGAGGCGGCGATCAACCGGCGGCTGTGCGAGCGCGCCGCACGCGTGATCGTCGCCGCGGACTCCAGCAAGCTGGGCCGCAGGGCGTTCGCCCGGATCTGCGACACCGGCACGCTGCACACGCTGGTCACCGACACCGCCGTGGACGAGGACACGGTGCGCCGGTTCGAGGATGCGGGCGTCCGCGTCATGGCCGTCTGA
- a CDS encoding ROK family protein, whose amino-acid sequence MSGKADPRTAGDGTTSRTRLDRGRGALGPALELVHTGRAPTRAVLTAELGVTRATAGAVAAELEALGLIRVDARPGAAAGSQGRPSHRLELAEEGPVALAAQVHADGFRAALVGLGGRIVATAPGCEAVDADPAKVLGSVVEAGAELLRETGRRCVGAGLAVPSAVAEPEGLALNPLHLAWPPGAPVREIFAECVRTAGITGPAFAANDVNLAALAEHRHGAGRGARDLLCVATGHRGVGGALVLDGRLHTGSSGLALEVGHLTVNPEGRPCHCGSRGCLDVEADPLAFLTTADRVPGPEVSLLQQANDLIRHEYADPAVRTAVEALIDRLGLGLAGLVNILNPDRIILGGLHRTLLDANPDRLRAVVADRSLWGRSGGVPILACSLDHNSLVGAAELAWQPVLDDPLAALTPR is encoded by the coding sequence ATGAGCGGCAAGGCGGACCCCCGGACGGCGGGGGATGGGACCACCTCCAGGACGCGGCTTGACCGGGGGCGCGGCGCGCTCGGACCCGCGTTGGAGCTCGTGCACACCGGGCGTGCCCCGACCCGTGCCGTGCTCACCGCCGAACTCGGCGTCACCCGGGCCACGGCCGGCGCGGTGGCCGCGGAGCTGGAGGCGCTGGGCCTGATCCGGGTCGACGCCAGGCCCGGCGCCGCCGCAGGATCCCAGGGCCGCCCCTCGCACCGGCTCGAACTCGCCGAGGAAGGGCCGGTGGCGCTCGCCGCCCAGGTGCACGCCGACGGGTTCCGGGCGGCCCTGGTCGGCCTCGGCGGCCGGATCGTGGCGACCGCGCCCGGCTGCGAGGCCGTCGACGCCGACCCGGCGAAGGTGCTCGGCTCCGTCGTGGAGGCCGGCGCCGAACTGCTGCGCGAGACCGGGCGCCGGTGCGTGGGCGCCGGGCTCGCCGTGCCGTCGGCGGTCGCCGAGCCGGAGGGCCTGGCGCTGAATCCGCTGCACCTGGCGTGGCCGCCGGGCGCGCCCGTACGGGAGATCTTCGCGGAGTGCGTGCGTACCGCCGGCATCACGGGGCCCGCGTTCGCGGCCAACGATGTCAACCTGGCCGCGCTCGCCGAGCACCGGCACGGCGCCGGGCGCGGCGCCCGCGACCTGCTGTGCGTGGCCACCGGGCACCGGGGGGTCGGCGGCGCGCTGGTGCTCGACGGACGGCTGCACACGGGCAGTTCGGGCCTGGCGCTCGAAGTCGGCCACCTCACCGTCAACCCCGAGGGCCGTCCCTGCCACTGCGGCAGCCGCGGCTGCCTCGACGTCGAGGCCGACCCGCTGGCCTTCCTCACGACGGCGGACCGCGTGCCGGGCCCCGAGGTCTCGTTGCTCCAGCAGGCCAACGACCTGATCCGGCACGAGTACGCCGACCCGGCCGTACGCACCGCCGTCGAGGCCCTCATCGATCGCCTGGGCCTGGGGCTGGCCGGTCTGGTCAACATCCTCAACCCCGACCGGATCATCCTCGGCGGCCTGCACCGCACCCTGCTGGACGCGAACCCCGACCGGCTGCGCGCGGTCGTCGCCGACCGCAGCCTGTGGGGCCGCAGCGGCGGAGTCCCCATCCTGGCCTGCTCCCTGGACCACAACAGCCTGGTCGGCGCGGCGGAGTTGGCGTGGCAGCCGGTGCTGGACGATCCGCTGGCAGCACTGACCCCACGCTGA
- a CDS encoding SIS domain-containing protein has translation MTDAEDELHSQPECWTRAAAQAARHRGVLPAPGERVAVVGCGTSYFMAQAAAALREDAKQGETDAFAASEFPAGRRYDRVVALTRSGTTTEVLDLLGKLRGATRTTAITADPSTPVADAAQDVVVLDFADERSVVQTRFATTALTLLRAHLGLHSDTVVTDGRAALAADLPEDLVDRGQFTFLGRGWTVGLAHEAALKMREAAQAWTESYPAMEYRHGPISIADGSTATWMLGAAPQGLAEQVRATGARWVAGGLDPLAELVRVQRLAVAVAAARGLDADRPRHLTRSVIL, from the coding sequence ATGACTGATGCCGAGGACGAGCTGCACAGCCAGCCGGAGTGCTGGACCCGCGCCGCGGCGCAGGCCGCGCGGCACCGGGGAGTGCTGCCGGCACCGGGGGAGCGCGTCGCCGTCGTCGGCTGCGGCACCTCGTACTTCATGGCGCAGGCCGCGGCGGCGCTGCGCGAGGACGCGAAGCAGGGCGAGACGGACGCCTTCGCCGCCTCGGAGTTCCCCGCCGGCCGCCGCTACGACCGGGTCGTCGCGCTGACCCGCTCCGGCACCACCACCGAGGTGCTCGACCTGCTCGGGAAGCTGCGCGGTGCCACCCGGACCACCGCGATCACCGCCGACCCGAGCACCCCCGTGGCCGACGCCGCCCAGGACGTCGTCGTGCTCGACTTCGCGGACGAACGCTCGGTCGTGCAGACGCGGTTCGCGACCACCGCGCTCACCCTGCTCCGGGCCCATCTCGGCCTGCACTCCGACACCGTCGTGACGGACGGCCGCGCCGCGCTCGCCGCCGACCTGCCCGAAGACCTCGTCGACCGCGGCCAGTTCACCTTCCTGGGCCGCGGCTGGACCGTCGGCCTGGCCCACGAAGCCGCTCTGAAGATGCGCGAGGCGGCCCAGGCCTGGACCGAGTCCTACCCGGCCATGGAGTACCGGCACGGCCCCATCAGCATCGCCGACGGATCCACCGCGACCTGGATGCTCGGCGCGGCACCGCAGGGGCTGGCCGAACAGGTGCGGGCCACCGGCGCCCGATGGGTGGCGGGCGGTCTCGACCCCCTCGCCGAACTGGTCCGGGTGCAGCGGCTCGCGGTCGCCGTCGCCGCGGCCCGCGGACTGGACGCCGACCGGCCGCGCCACCTCACGCGCTCGGTGATCCTCTGA